Genomic window (Nicotiana sylvestris chromosome 7, ASM39365v2, whole genome shotgun sequence):
taaccGCCATAATGTAGGGAACCGACACACCTTTTTCCTTCAAGCTtctccagagaacttctctaggaacccTGTCATACGCTTTATCTAGGTCAATAAATACCATGTGCAAGTCTTTTTTCCTATCTCTATACTGTTCAACTAACCTCCTAACAAAGTGTATAGCTTCTATAATAAAATGACACGGTATGAACCCAAACTAGTTGTCGGAAACGGACACTGTCATCCTCACCCTTGCTTCAACCACCCTCTCCCACACTTTTatagtatgactcagtaatttggcGGCCCTATAATTATTACAACTCttgatatcacctttgttcttataccgTGGGACCACtttactccacctccactcatccgGTATCCTCTTctccttaaaaataacattaaacaaacTTGTTCTCCCCATACACTTCTAAAATTCCACCGTAATCTCGTCACACCCGTTCGCTCTGCCCCTGCTCATCTTCCTCATAGCTCCCAGGATCTCCTTAACATTGATGCGCCTGCAGTACCCAGAGTCATCGTGACTTTTGGAATGCTCCAATTCACCTagcacaatatcctgatcccctacTTCATTCAGAAGTTTGTGAAAGTAAGTCTGCCATCTCCTTTTAATATGGGAATCTTCCATCAATACTCTACCATTGTCGTCCTTGATGTATCTCACTTGGTCTAAATCTCGAGCCTTCCTCTTTCTCAGCTTGGCCAGACGGAAATTTCTTCTCCCGCCTTTTCCCCTCAGTTCCTCGTACATATGACCATAAGCCGCAGTTTTAGCCTCTGTGACCGTCAGCTTagcttccttcctagctaccttatacctctccaTGCATGCTCGCCTCTCCTCCTCACCTATGCTCCCCACTAAATTCAGGTATGTCGCCTTTTTCGCTTCCATTTTACCTTGTaccacttcattccaccaccagtctcctttgtgccTGCCAGAGATGCCCGCCGAGACTCCTAACACTTCTCTCGCAGCCTCCCTTATACAGTCTGTTGTCGTTGACCACATAGTGCTCGTGTCACCACTGCTCCTACAAGCTCCCATAGCCAACAACCGCCCCTCCAACTGTtgggctttatccttagttaaggctccCCACCTAATTCTCGATCTTCCTCGAGCAGTCATTTTCCTTCTCTTCACTATAATACCAACGTCCATCACGAAGAGCCTATGCTGCGTCACGAGTATCTCACCTGGAATCACCTTGCAATCCTTGCACAACCCTCTGTCACACCTCctaaggaggagatagtcaatctgagtctttgccaccgcattttgaaaagtaaccaaatgcttCTCCCTCTTCGGAAAGCTAGAGTTCGCAATCACCAACCCAAAAGCTTTAGCAGAGTCAAATAACGAGGTGCCTCCTCCGTTCCTCTTCCTAAAATTGAAGCCTCCATGCACCTCGCCACACCCATATGCGatcgacccaatatgaccattgaaatcccctTCTATGAATAGCTTCTCAGCAGGTTGTACCTGGCACATAATCTCATCTATCCCCTCCTAGAAGTGTCGTTTGACCTCCTCATCTAGGCTCGCATATGACACGTAGGCGCTAATGACATTTAGGGTGCACTGTCCAACCACCAACTTAATAATCATTAATCTAT
Coding sequences:
- the LOC138872851 gene encoding uncharacterized protein — encoded protein: MCQVQPAEKLFIEGDFNGHIGSIAYGCGEVHGGFNFRKRNGGGTSLFDSAKAFGLVIANSSFPKREKHLVTFQNAVAKTQIDYLLLRRCDRGLCKDCKVIPGEILVTQHRLFVMDVGIIVKRRKMTARGRSRIRWGALTKDKAQQLEGRLLAMGACRSSGDTSTMWSTTTDCIREAAREVLGVSAGISGRHKGDWWWNEVVQGKMEAKKATYLNLVGSIGEEERRACMERYKVARKEAKLTVTEAKTAAYGHMYEELRGKGGRRNFRLAKLRKRKARDLDQVRYIKDDNGRVLMEDSHIKRRWQTYFHKLLNEVGDQDIVLGELEHSKSHDDSGYCRRINVKEILGAMRKMSRGRANGCDEITVEF